A segment of the Bordetella flabilis genome:
CGGGCGCGACGGATACGCCGATGATGCAGTCCTCGCGCGCGGGGCCGGACCTGGGTTTTGTCCGCGAGCCGGCCGCCGCCGTGGCCGAGGCCATCGTGGCCGGTATCGAAAGCGGCGCGCTGCAGGTCATCCGGGGTGGCGAGGTGCGAGCGGCCATGATTGCCCAGAACCGGGCGGATCCTGCGTCGCTGGACGAGCGGTTCGCAGGGCTCAAGCCCAGGCTGGCCGAGGCGGTTAAGGACCATTCCGCGCTGTGACGACAACCGGGAGGCGATCATGAACTTGGCGAAGGCTATCGTCTTCGATCTGTACGGGACGCTGTTCGACGTGCATACGGTCGCGCGGCGCTGCGACGGGTACTATCCCGGGCGCGGCCTGGACATGAGCGTGATGTGGCGGCAGAAGCAGTTGGAATACACCTGGCTGCGCACATTGATGGGACAGTACATCCCGTTCGAGGACGCCACGCGCGATGCGCTGGTCTATACCTGCGAGCGCCTGGGCTTGCCGCTGAGCGAGGCGGACCGCGCAACGCTGTGCGAGGCATACCTGGAGCTGGCGCCTTATCCGGAGGTGCCGGCGGCGCTGCGACGGCTGCAGGCGACGGGACTGCCGCTGGCCATCCTGTCGAACGGTTCGGCCTTTTCCATCGGCCGCGTCGTCGACGGGGCAGGGCTGCGCCCGCACTTTTCGCATTTGCTCAGCGTGGAAAGCGTCGGCGTGTTCAAGCCGCATGGCGAGGTTTACGAACTGGCGTGCCGGACCCTGGCGCTGCCTGCGCGGCAGATCCTGTTCGTGTCCTCGAATGCCTGGGACGCCGCAGGCGCGGCTCACTTCGGATTCAAGGTCTGTTGGGTGAATCGCAACGACAGCCCTTTCGATGAATTGGGCACAAGGCCGCTCATGATGATCAAGCAGCTGGACGAGTTGCCCGCGTTGCTGGGCGGCTGACTGCGATCGGCGGCGCCGGGAAGCCGTGCCGGTCGCGGCGTGCCCGCATGCGCCGCGCGTCGCGGCTGGACCGCGGCCGCGACGCCGGCGGGCGTATCAAGATGCCGGCGTTGCGGTCAGCAATGCCGCCAGCGCGGCGATATGGCGGTCATTGGTCCCGCAGCAGCCGCCCAGCACGCGCAGGCCGTGGTCGCGGCGCAAGGCCGTCATCTGCCGCGCGAACGACTCGCAATCCCCTTCGTCCAGCCGGCCCAGCTTGTCCAGCTGATCCGGTGGCAAGGTCGATGCGTTGGCCTTGATGCCGGCGACGCGGTCCGGCAAGGCGCCGGCCGGGCCCCTCGCGGCAATTGCCTGAACGCGCGAGGGGTGCACGCAGCCGACCATGACGTGCAGCGGCTGCGGCGCCACCGCTGCGTCGACGGCGGCGATGGCATCGGTCAAGGTCGTGCCGTCGGGCAGGCGGCCGTCCTCCCCCAGCACGGGTGCGAGGACGTAAGGCAGGCCGGTAGACGCCATGGCCTGGGCCACGCCGAGCAATTCCGAGGCGCAGGCAAAGGTGGGGGCATACAGCAGGTCGACGCCGCACGCGGCCAGCACCTCGGCCTGGCGGGCGTGATACGCCCGGGCTTCGGCGGCGCCCGGTGCGCCGGCGGGATCGTAGCCATCGCGGCGCGGGCCGATCACGCCGGCGATGTAGACGCGGTCCTGCAGCCCGGCCTGCGCGCGCAGGTCGTCGAGCAGGCGTACCGCTTCGCGGTTTACCCGCGCAAGGTCGTCGGGCGCGTCGTAACCCAGCCGCGCCAGGCAGTCCGGATGTGCGCGCCAGGTCGGCGTGCCGATCTGCATCGGCAGGCCGCTATCCGCGGTGACCCGCAGGTAGCTGCGATAGATGCGTTCCAGCGCCCCGCGGTCGTCGCGGAAAAGCGGCAGGAACGAGGCGAACTCCGGCAGGTCTGCGCCGAACTCATAGATCAGCCGCGTTTCGATGCCGCCGTCGGCAAGCATGGGACGGCCGGACACGGAGGCCTGGGCGTAAGGGATGCGGGTCATGGCGCCACCAGAGAAGCCGCTGAGGCCGCAATCATAACGCCGGCCGCATGCGCGTCCGTCACGCCGGATAGCTGCGCTCCCATGCTTCCACTTCGGCCAGGCCCAGGTACTCGTTGTATTCCGCCGCGCTCAGCATCCGTTCGCGCATGGCGGCAGTGTTGCCGTCGTCCCGCAGATGGGCCAGTGCCTCGCGCATGGCGTGGCCCAGCGCATTGCGCAGCAGCGCGGGATAGATTGCCAGGGCGATGCCGAGGTTCTGCAGGTCCGCGGGGCGCAGGTTCGCCAGTGGCCCGCCGGAGTCGAGGTTGAAAATGCAGGGCACGCCGGCGCGCTCGGTGACCGCCCGGATGTCCTCCAGGATACGTACATGGGCCTTGAGTTCGACGAAAACGGCGTCCGCGCCCGCGCGCGCGAAAGCCTGCGCCCGCCGTATCGCTTCGTCCAGCCCGAGCGAGGCGGCGCAGTCCGTGCGGGCGATGACCAGCAGGCCGGTGGCGCGGTCGCGCGCGGCCGCGGCGGCGGCGATGCGCGTCACCGCCACGTCGAAGGGCAGCACGTCGCGCGCGCCGGGGAATTGGGCGCAGCGCTTGGGCGATTGCTGGTCTTCGATGTGTATGGCGGCGACACCGGCGGCCTCGAACTCCTCCACCGTGCGGCGGATGCCGACGGCGGCGCCATAGCCTGTGTCCGCGTCGCATATCAGCGGCAGGTCCACGCACGCCGCCACCCGCCGGGCGTGGCTGGTGATCATGGTCAAGTCGACCAGTCCCACGTCGGGCTTTCCAAGCAGGCTCGCCGATACGCCGTTGCCCGTCATATATACGGCCTGGAAGCCTGCGTGCTGCACCATGCGCGCGCCATACGCGTCATATACGCCGGGCGCTATAAGCGTCTGCGCGGTGCGCCCGGCCTGGGACAGCCGCTCGCGCAGCGCCAGGCGCAGGCGGGCGGCTTTGCCGGGGTGTGCGGGGCCCGCCGGGGCTATCGCGGCGCTCATGCGGAAATCCTCCAGCCGGGATGCTTGCGCAGGAAGGGAATCAACCCGCCTTCCTGCAGGATGGCGCGGATCTGCGGCGGCAGCGCACGCAGGGCCTGTTGCATACCGCTGCGCGGCGCCAGCAACCGCCCTTGCGCCAGGTCGATGGTGATCTCGTCGCCGTCGGCCAGGCCGGCGGTTTCGCACTCCAGCACCAGAAGCCCATTGTTGATCGCATTGCGAAAGAACTGCCTGCCGAACGAGGGCGCGACGATGGCGGCCACGCCCAGCCGGTGCAGGATGTGGACGGCCTGTTCACGCGAAGAGTTGATGCCGAAATGACGCCCGGCGGCGATGATGCCGCCCGGACGGAAGCGGCCGGCGAAGCCTGGCGACAGGCCATCGAAGGCCTGCGCGGCGATCTGCGCTTCATCCTTGCCGGGCAGGTATTTGCCCGAGCAGTGGAGGTCGGTGTTGACGTCGTCGCCCAGTAGATGGACCGGACCGCTGATGATGTCCCGCATGGTTTCAGGCATGGGCAGGCCTCCATTCGCCGCCGTCGACCGTGCGCGGGTCGGTGATATAGCCGGTAAGCGCCGAGGCCGCCACCGTGGCGGCCGAGCCCAGCCAGATTTCCGCATCGTGATTGCCCAGGCGCCCCTGGAAGTTGCGGTTCGCGCTGGAGATCGCGACTTCACGGTCGCCCGGAATCAGGTGATTGGTGATGCCGACGCAGGTACCGCAGCCGGCCGCTTCGAACGATGCGCCCGCTTCGGTCAGGATTTCGATCAGGCCTTCGCGAGCGGCGGCCAGGTAGATCTTGCGCGAGGCCGGGGTCACGATCATGCGTACGCCGCGCGCCAGTTTGCGGCCTTTCAAAATGGCGGCAGCCTGGCGGATATCGTCCAGGCGGCCGTTGGTGCAGGTGCCGATGAGGGCGAAGTGGACTTTCTGCCGGTCTATCTCGGTCACGGGCACGACATCGTCGACCTCGTGCTTGCGCGCGACCTGGGGCGCCAGCGCCGATGCGTCGATGGACAGCCGGTGCGCGTAGCGGGCGTCGGCGTCGGCGGATACGGGGCGCGGCGTGCGGGCGCCATGGGCGGCCAGCCAGGCGATGACCTTGTCGTCGGCCTCCAGCAAGGCTGCCTTGGCGCCGAGTTCCGCGGCGTGGTTGGCCAGCGTCATGCGGTCGTCCACCTCCATCGCGCCGACGGCGGAGCCGACGTATTCGATGGCGTGGTAGTTCAGGCCTTCGGCGCCGAACCGGCCCAGCATGTGCAAGGTGACGTCCTTGGCCCAGACGCCCGGCTGCAGGCGCCCCTGCAGTTCGATGCGGGCGCTCTGCGGCACGCGCAGCCACACCTTGCCCGTTGCCATCACGGCGGTGACGTCGGTGCCTTCCACGCCCGTGCCGAAGGCATTGAAGGCGCCGTAGGTGACCGAATGCGTATCGGTGCCCACGACGAGGTCGCCGCAGGTCAGGTGTCCGCCTTCGGGCAGGACCTGATGGCAGATGCCGTCGCCGATGTCGTACAGCGGGCTGCCGTGTTCGTCCGCGAAGCGCCGCATCGCGGTATGGGTCTGGGCCGCGGCAAGGTTGGGGGGCGGCGAATAGTGGTCCAGCACCCAGGCCGTGCGGGGCGCGAAGGGCAGGCTGGTCGCCGCCATTTTGTCGACCATGCGGATGGCATTGGGGGCGCGGGCATCGTGGACCATGGCGAAGTCCACGTCGGCGATCACGATGTCCCCGGCGCGGACTTCGTCCAGCCCCGCGTGCCGGGCAAGAATTTTTTCAGCGATGGTGGATGGCATGGTGCGCGTCAGGCGTAGGAGTAGGTTTCATATGGCGTTGAGTTGGATTTTCTGCACCAGCGCGCCCCATTTGCGGCTTTCGTCGCGGATATAGGCGGCTGTTTCGGCGGGCGTGGTGGGCGCGGGGTCCAGCCCCAGCTTGCGCAGCTTGGCGGCCACTTCGGGGTCCTTCAGGGTGGCCACGATGGCGGCGTTCAGGGTGCGGACGACATCGGAGGGCGTGTTGTCGGGCGCCATGAAGGCATACCAGTTGTTGGCCTCGAAACCCGGATAGCCGGATTCGGCGATGGTGGGCACATTGGGCAGCACGTCGAGCCGCGTCAGTCCGGTGGTCGCGATGGCGCGCAGTTTTCCGGTGTTGATGAACTGCACCGCGTCGGTGGGGCTGGCGAAGATGGAGCCCAGCGTCCCACCCAGCAAGTCATTCATGGCGGGCGCGCCGCCGCGGTAGGCCACATGCTGGTTATGCAGGCCGGCGACCGACTTCAGCAGCTCGCCGGCCAGATGGCCGCTGCTGCCGATGCCCGACGAGCCGAATGAAAGATTGGATTGCGGACTGCGTGCCGCTTCGACGTACTCGGCGAAGCTGTGGATCTTGCTGTTGGCGTTGACGACGAGCACATTGGAAAAGGACACGGCGAGCGAGATGGCTTCCATGTCGGTGGCGGGATCGTAGGACAGCTTGCTCAGATGCTGGTTGACGGCGAGCGATCCGATGGTGCCCAGCATGATGGTGTAGCCGTCCGGCGCCGCTTTCACCAGCGCGTCGGAGGCGATGTTGCCGCCGGCGCCCGGCCTGTTGTCGATGATGATGTTCTGGTTCAGCGCCTTGCTCAGCGCCGGCGCCATCAGGCGCGCCACGGTATCGGAACTGCCGCCGGCGGCGAACCCGACCAGCAAGCGGATGGGGCGGTTGGGGTAGGGCGCGTCCGCGGCCTGGGCGGCAACGGTGCTCGCCAGAGTGAAAACGCATGCCGCGGCGACCGCGTACGCGGCGTGGCGCAGGGAAGAAAGGCTCAAGGGGGTGTCTCCTGTCGTTCCTGGTCTGTATGCCAGTCAGGCTGCTTCATGCAAAAGCGGTGCCAGTTTTCGACGGGTGGTGCTACATAGGGAGGCGGAGCGCGCCGGCTATTTGTCAGGCGTGCAGTCGTTCCATGGGTGAAAATGCAGTGTTTCAACTTTGTGGCGCATCATGACACACCCAGCGTCTCCTCCCTTCCACGCGCGGGCCGGTGGCACCGCGCCGGCGGGCACGCCTCGCCTGCCAGTCATCCAGGCGGTGACCGGGTATGGGCTGTTCGAAAGTTTCCAGTCTGTCGCACCCGAGTTCTCCGGCCGCGCCCGGGTCGAACTGCTCCATGACGCCTTCGAGTCGGCCGTCGAAGCCTTGCAGCAGGCGATTGCCCAGGGCCGCTGCGACGTCGTCGTGGCCTCCGGCAGCAATGGCGCTTTCCTGCGCGCCAGGCTGCCCGTGCCCGTGGTACTGGTGCAGGTCGGCGGCTACGACCTGATGGCGGCGCTGGCGCGCGCCCGCGCCTCGTCCCGGCGCATCGCCGTCGTGCTGCACCAGGACGTCTCCCCCGCCTTGCGCCGCTTCATCCAGGTTTTCGGCATGGACGTGGACTTGCGCGCCTACGAAACACCCGACGATGCACAGCAATGCGTGCAGGCGCTGACCCGGGACGGCATCGAGGCGGTGGTGGGGGCCGGCATGATCGCCGACTACGCCAGGAAGGCGGGCCTGACGGCGGTGCTGCTTTACTCGCTGGATTCCGTGCGCGCCGCCATGGAGACTGCGTTGGCCATTGCCCTGGCGCAACATGAGGAGCGCGCCCGCCGCGATCGCCTCGATCTGGTGCTGCGGCACCTGAACGACGGGGTCATCGCGGTGGACATGCAGGGGCGGGTGACGACGATCAACCCCGCCGCTGCCCGCATTATCGGGACGACGGCGGGGCGGGCAGTGGGACAGCCGCTGGCCGACGCCGCGCCCGAGCTGCAACCCGGGCCTGTCCTGGCGCGCGGCGCGGCGGAGCTGGGCCGCATCGAAGACCTGCGCGGCCAGTCGCTGGTCGTCGATACGGTGCCGCTGTACGAGGCGGGCTCGCAGACCGGCGCGGTGCTGACGCTGCATCCCTCCCAGCCGCTGGAACATGCCGTCGGCCGCCTGCGGGCCCATGGGCACCGGCGATCGCGTTCGGCGCGCTACACCCTCAATGGCCTGGTGGCCGTGTCGGCGCCGATGCGCGAACTGGTGCATCGCTGCGAGGTGCTGGCGCGCAACAGCGACGCCTCCGTGTTGATTCAGGGTGAAAGCGGTTCCGGCAAGGAGGTGGTGGCGCAAGGCATACACCGCGCCAGCAGACGCCATGCGCGGCCGTTCGTGGCCATCAATTGCGGCGCCTTTCCGGAGCAATTGCTGGAAAGCGAGCTGTTCGGCTACGAGGAAGGCGCCTTCACCGGGGCGCGACGCCAGGGCAAGGCCGGCCTGTTCGAGGCGGCCGACGGCGGCACGCTGCTGCTGGACGAGGTCGGGGAAATGCCCCTGCCGCTGCAAACCCGCCTGCTGCGCGCCCTGCAGGAAAAGGAAATCACCCGGGTCGGCGGGATCGACGCGATCCCGGTGGACGTGCGCATCATCGCGGCGACGCATCGCGACCTGGCGGCCATGGCCCGCCAGGGGGCATTCCGGCACGACCTGTTCTATCGGCTGCATATCCTGCATGTGCGCGTCCCACCGCTGCGCGAGCGCCCGGAGGACATCGCGGCGCTGGCCGCGGAGCTGTTCCCCGCGGCCTTGGAGCGACTGGGCGCGGCGGCGCTGGCCGGCGCCGCCCTGGCGGGGGCCCTGCCGCTGCTGATGGACCATCCCTGGCCCGGCAACGTGCGGGAGCTGGAGAACGTCATCGAACGGATATCGCTGGAATGCCTGCTGGCCGGCGCCGTGCCGCAGCCAGCAGTGCTGCGCGCGGTCATCGACCCGTCCGGTGCGTATGCCATTGTCGATGCGCAGCGCATGCCCGGCGCCGATACGGCGGCCACCCCGGCACACCTGGGCGCGCTGCAGCGCGCTGCGGAAGTGCGGCACATCCGCGAGGCGCTGCACGCGCATGGCGGCAACCAGGCCGCCGCCGCGCGCGCGCTGGGCATCAGCCGCACCACCTTGTGGCGCAAGCTGAAGGCCGGCGACCCGGCGGCGTGAGGGGGCGCCGGCGCCGTGGTCTGCCTTGGGGTCTGCCTTGAGGTCTGCCTTGAGGTCTGCGTAAGAGCCGTGAGTTGCGGCTGTGACGTGTGGCCGTAACTTGTGGCCGTGACTTATGGCTGACTAATGGCTGACTCATGGCCGTGACATGTGGGCCCGACTTGTTGCCGAAGGGGCCCCTGGCCGTTGA
Coding sequences within it:
- a CDS encoding haloacid dehalogenase type II, which encodes MNLAKAIVFDLYGTLFDVHTVARRCDGYYPGRGLDMSVMWRQKQLEYTWLRTLMGQYIPFEDATRDALVYTCERLGLPLSEADRATLCEAYLELAPYPEVPAALRRLQATGLPLAILSNGSAFSIGRVVDGAGLRPHFSHLLSVESVGVFKPHGEVYELACRTLALPARQILFVSSNAWDAAGAAHFGFKVCWVNRNDSPFDELGTRPLMMIKQLDELPALLGG
- a CDS encoding homocysteine S-methyltransferase family protein, with the translated sequence MTRIPYAQASVSGRPMLADGGIETRLIYEFGADLPEFASFLPLFRDDRGALERIYRSYLRVTADSGLPMQIGTPTWRAHPDCLARLGYDAPDDLARVNREAVRLLDDLRAQAGLQDRVYIAGVIGPRRDGYDPAGAPGAAEARAYHARQAEVLAACGVDLLYAPTFACASELLGVAQAMASTGLPYVLAPVLGEDGRLPDGTTLTDAIAAVDAAVAPQPLHVMVGCVHPSRVQAIAARGPAGALPDRVAGIKANASTLPPDQLDKLGRLDEGDCESFARQMTALRRDHGLRVLGGCCGTNDRHIAALAALLTATPAS
- a CDS encoding isocitrate lyase/PEP mutase family protein — its product is MSAAIAPAGPAHPGKAARLRLALRERLSQAGRTAQTLIAPGVYDAYGARMVQHAGFQAVYMTGNGVSASLLGKPDVGLVDLTMITSHARRVAACVDLPLICDADTGYGAAVGIRRTVEEFEAAGVAAIHIEDQQSPKRCAQFPGARDVLPFDVAVTRIAAAAAARDRATGLLVIARTDCAASLGLDEAIRRAQAFARAGADAVFVELKAHVRILEDIRAVTERAGVPCIFNLDSGGPLANLRPADLQNLGIALAIYPALLRNALGHAMREALAHLRDDGNTAAMRERMLSAAEYNEYLGLAEVEAWERSYPA
- a CDS encoding 3-isopropylmalate dehydratase, whose product is MPETMRDIISGPVHLLGDDVNTDLHCSGKYLPGKDEAQIAAQAFDGLSPGFAGRFRPGGIIAAGRHFGINSSREQAVHILHRLGVAAIVAPSFGRQFFRNAINNGLLVLECETAGLADGDEITIDLAQGRLLAPRSGMQQALRALPPQIRAILQEGGLIPFLRKHPGWRISA
- a CDS encoding 3-isopropylmalate dehydratase large subunit, producing MPSTIAEKILARHAGLDEVRAGDIVIADVDFAMVHDARAPNAIRMVDKMAATSLPFAPRTAWVLDHYSPPPNLAAAQTHTAMRRFADEHGSPLYDIGDGICHQVLPEGGHLTCGDLVVGTDTHSVTYGAFNAFGTGVEGTDVTAVMATGKVWLRVPQSARIELQGRLQPGVWAKDVTLHMLGRFGAEGLNYHAIEYVGSAVGAMEVDDRMTLANHAAELGAKAALLEADDKVIAWLAAHGARTPRPVSADADARYAHRLSIDASALAPQVARKHEVDDVVPVTEIDRQKVHFALIGTCTNGRLDDIRQAAAILKGRKLARGVRMIVTPASRKIYLAAAREGLIEILTEAGASFEAAGCGTCVGITNHLIPGDREVAISSANRNFQGRLGNHDAEIWLGSAATVAASALTGYITDPRTVDGGEWRPAHA
- a CDS encoding Bug family tripartite tricarboxylate transporter substrate binding protein gives rise to the protein MSLSSLRHAAYAVAAACVFTLASTVAAQAADAPYPNRPIRLLVGFAAGGSSDTVARLMAPALSKALNQNIIIDNRPGAGGNIASDALVKAAPDGYTIMLGTIGSLAVNQHLSKLSYDPATDMEAISLAVSFSNVLVVNANSKIHSFAEYVEAARSPQSNLSFGSSGIGSSGHLAGELLKSVAGLHNQHVAYRGGAPAMNDLLGGTLGSIFASPTDAVQFINTGKLRAIATTGLTRLDVLPNVPTIAESGYPGFEANNWYAFMAPDNTPSDVVRTLNAAIVATLKDPEVAAKLRKLGLDPAPTTPAETAAYIRDESRKWGALVQKIQLNAI
- the prpR gene encoding propionate catabolism operon regulatory protein PrpR; the encoded protein is MTHPASPPFHARAGGTAPAGTPRLPVIQAVTGYGLFESFQSVAPEFSGRARVELLHDAFESAVEALQQAIAQGRCDVVVASGSNGAFLRARLPVPVVLVQVGGYDLMAALARARASSRRIAVVLHQDVSPALRRFIQVFGMDVDLRAYETPDDAQQCVQALTRDGIEAVVGAGMIADYARKAGLTAVLLYSLDSVRAAMETALAIALAQHEERARRDRLDLVLRHLNDGVIAVDMQGRVTTINPAAARIIGTTAGRAVGQPLADAAPELQPGPVLARGAAELGRIEDLRGQSLVVDTVPLYEAGSQTGAVLTLHPSQPLEHAVGRLRAHGHRRSRSARYTLNGLVAVSAPMRELVHRCEVLARNSDASVLIQGESGSGKEVVAQGIHRASRRHARPFVAINCGAFPEQLLESELFGYEEGAFTGARRQGKAGLFEAADGGTLLLDEVGEMPLPLQTRLLRALQEKEITRVGGIDAIPVDVRIIAATHRDLAAMARQGAFRHDLFYRLHILHVRVPPLRERPEDIAALAAELFPAALERLGAAALAGAALAGALPLLMDHPWPGNVRELENVIERISLECLLAGAVPQPAVLRAVIDPSGAYAIVDAQRMPGADTAATPAHLGALQRAAEVRHIREALHAHGGNQAAAARALGISRTTLWRKLKAGDPAA